The segment CAAATAGTCATTGGTATACAATTTTAAATCATGTCGCAAAAACCGATTATTCTTGAAACCTTGGTATTGTTGAGCATCTATTTCTTTAAGGAAATTATCATAATAGCGGTGGGAAATAATTCTGTTTTCAAAGTTCTCAAATTCAAAACGGCGATTGGAAATTGATTTGACAGCCGCATTCTCCACAACACGCCAATAATAAATCGGCTCTGGGATAATGCTTACCGAATCAGCTAAAAAGTAAGCTTGGCCTGTAAAAAGGACATCTTCATAATGGATGCCTTCCGGAAATCGCAAATTGTGCTTTTTTAAGAAAATTCGATTGTAGATCTTATTGGTTGACATGCTGTCGAATAACAGCATCGTGAACTCCCGGATGTTTATGTTAATTCGTTCTTTGGAATAAATTTGATTATAATACCAAATTTCATAATTATTGGTGCGGATAGCTTGTCCTGCTACAAAGTCAGACTTAGTCCGACCGATGGCTTCAACCATCTTTTCACAAGCCGTAATCGTGTACCAGTCATCTCCGTCTAAAAACATCACATATTCTCCTGTTGTGTTTTCAATGCCCGTATTGCGTGGGGTACTGCATCCTCCACTATTTTCGGCAAGATGGATAGCACTAAACTTTGGCTTGTCTTCAATATAGCGGTCAATCAATTCTCCTGTTCGATCTGTGGAGAAATCATTTACTACTACGACTTCAAAATCTTGAAACGTTTGTTCATTTATAGAATCCAATGCTTCTTCTATATACAATTCATTATTAAAGGCAATTACAACTACTGAGAGTTTTGGCTGTTTGATTTTTTGCAGGATATTGACCACTTTACTGACCTCCCAATTCTTCAAAAAGCTTATACCACTGATTTTTTATAAGCTTTTTTTCGAACTTCAAACTGTTCATAAAAGAATTTTCACTAAACTCCAAGAATATTTTAGGACTTTTTGCAAGGCGCTTAATCTGGCGCGCGAGGAGTGGAATATCTCCAACAGGAGTGATATATCCATCTTCGTATTCAGTTACAATTTCACGGATGCCCGGTGCGCAGTCAGTAGAAATACATGGCAATCCGCATGATTGAGCTTCGATCAAGGACATCGGCAAGCCTTCCGCTTTTGAGGTCAATACAAAAAAACTTGAAGCCGCCAATGCAGATTGAATATCCTCTGTTTGCCCTTCAAGGAAAATGCGTTCTTCCATGCCGAATATCCGGATCAAACTTTTCAATGATTTTTCCTCCGGTCCGTCACCGTAGATATGTAGAGTCCAACCTGGCATATCCTTGGCTGCAACACTAAAAGCTTCAATCAAAACATCAAAGCCTTTATCTTCTATAAGCCTTCCTGAAGAGATGATTTTCTTGTTGCTATATAAAACTTCCGGAGCGTTAAATTGGCGGAATGGTGCGGGATTATACATAACGCCTGTATTAGTGAAGCCAATTTTTTGAAAGTAGTCCGCGTCTTTCTCAGTCAACAATAAAAACTTGGACACTTGGCGGTAATGACTCAATATTCTCTTATACCGGTGTGAGCCTTTGGATGCCGCAACACTCTCATGGCTTTGGCCAATAATTTTCACATTCCGTTTATAGAGGAGAGGTTGAATCCATTGCATTCCATAGACTTGAATGACTACAACAAATACTTCTTCGCTTCCATACGATTCGAAAAAGCGCATTACCTCATCTCTTTTTTTCTTTAAGAGGTACCGGCGCTTTAATTCTTTCAGAACTTTTCTCAGTTTAAAAGCCTTCAAGTTTGAAGATAGTTCAATAGGAAGAGGTGCTCGATATCCGTCCGGATGCAGCACTTTTACCGGCACTTCTTCTGAAAAATAACTGGGTACATTCTTTTGCTCGTTTATGCTTAAAATGGCCACGTTATGGGAATCCGCCAAAAATTCTTCAGTTAAAATAGAGGCGACCCTTTGTGCGCCTCCATGGTTATTGTATTCATTTATTAGAAAAACAATATTCTTACTATCCATGAATTTACTCCTTAAGAACATATTGTTGGTTCTATTGAATAGCTTCTTGTAATTGGCGGTCCTTTTTCTCTAAGCGAAGATATTTTGTTGCGGTTTTAATTTCAATGGATTGTCCCCCCATAAGATAGGGTTCAGCAGGATATGCCGGCTGTTTTGAAGCCCACACCAGATTGACCAGTTCATAGCCCGGTTCTTCGTTCATTCGATAAGTCAAATGGCTTTCATAAGAGCCTTTTTCGAGCTGTACCAGATCAATGGCAACATGGAATTGAGAGAAGTTATATACTTTTCCTTGAGGATTATATGCCGGATTTTCTGTAATTTCTTCAGTTTCACTAAGGACAGCCGGAAAAGCAAAACGCTCAAAAGTTTCCAGGTTGGTTAAATAAAAAACCATATCGGCTGCACCCTGAGTTCTCGTTTCGTACCCTCGGACAAAAGCGACGCCTTCGATATAGACAGTTTGGTCATGAAACCAGATTTTGTTTACTTGCTGTTCAAGCTTCTCCCGGTTTTCAATTGCCAATTCAAGGGCATTTTTCTGTATATCAAATTTATATTGGAAACGGTTGATTTCTCCATCAGTGCGTTCACGAATCTCTGCTTTGCCAGCCCATAATGAAAACTCGACCGGTTCCCCACTGTCATCATGGTACCGTGCATTAAAAGAGAATTTTCCTGGCTTGAAGAACATTGGGAATTCTTTTGAACTGAGCTCAACAAAGAACCCATTTTCATTTTTCACAAGTGATTTCACAGCAGTTTCGCCGGTTCGGATGTCTCGAACCGCCAAGTCGAATTGCTCAGAGACTTCCTGCTGGTTATGGTCATGCAAATAGCCTTGTAATTCGATAGTAAAACCTTCATCCGTTGTTCCGAAAAGAACCTGTTCAATTGAATGCTTGTACTCGATTTCAGCAAGGACCGATTCAATCGGCTTTCTTCCGCTCATAAAGTCTTCATATAAGGACCCTACAAATTTCGAGTCCCCGTACGTAATCATTTCCCCTTGATGGATCCATGCCGCTTTTGAACAAAACGACTCTACTGCATTATTGTCATGGCTGACAAAAATAATCGTTTTTCCTTGTTCTTTAAATTCATTCATTTTGTCCATGCATTTCTTTCGGAACACCGAATCGCCGACTGCCAGCGCTTCATCGACAATGAGAATATCCGGATCGACATTGACAGATATCGCAAAGCCAAGCTTCGATTTCATCCCCGACGAGTAATTTTTTACGGGCTGGCCGATAAATTCCCCAAGCTCTGAAAACTCGATGATGTCATCGACTTTAGCCATCATTTCTTCTTTGGAATAGCCCAGCAACGTGCCTTTCATAAAGATATTATCGTATCCGCTCAGCTCGGAATCGATGCCTGAGCTGACATCCAGAAAAACGATGGAACCGTGGACATCCACCGCTCCACTCGTCGGTTCCGTGATGCCGGCAATCACTTTCAGCAAAGTCGATTTACCTGAGCCGTTCTTCCCCAATATCCCAATAGACTCTCCGCGAGGAAAATCCAGTGATATATCACGCAGCGCATAGAAATCCTTATGGAACTTTTTCCGGGTAAGCACTTCCTTGATGGGTCCCCATGGATCTTTATATAGACTATATTTTTTCGTTAAATTTTTGACACTTACAGCTATGTCCATTTCAACCCGCCTTTCACAAGTGAAAGTTATAACGTATCAAGGAATATAGGTTTCATCCGTTTATGAAGATAATTCCCTAATAAAAAGAAGGCCAGGACCAAGACCCAAAAATACAGCGTGTAAACCGGCTGGTCCCAAAAACCGACGCCATAGAAAAAGGAATCACGGTAACCTTGGACAATATAATGGAATGGATTGAGTTTAATGATTCTTTCCAGCACTCCTAAATTTTCCGCAGACCAGAAAATAGGTGTCATCCAGAAAAGGAATACCAAAATCGTGTCCAAAAAGCGGCCGAAATCTTTGCTTACAGCCACCAATGGAGCAGTCACCGAGCCAATGCCTAAAAGAAGCATAAGCGCCGCAAAATCGTAGTAGAGCAGCTGCAAATTATAAATCGACACTGTCTGCAATGTCAGAGCCATTCCGATAAAAATCACGGCTAGCAGAATCAAGTGGATATAATAAGAATATAAGATTTGGACAGCCGGCAAAATGGCAATCGGAAAAGGCGTATTTTTGATGATTGACCTTTTGCTGCGAAATGATTTCTGTGTCAGCCGGAATCCATCATTCAGTAAAAACCAGGCGACCATTCCGATGGCAAGCCAGGCAAAATAAGGTGCCCCGTTTACTGGTCCGCCAGCTCTTGCCCCGACGCTGAAAACGAACCAAAAGACGGCGATGCGCATCAACGGATTAACAAGTCCCCAGACAAAGCCTAATAATGTACCCGCATACTCTCGTTTAATTTCCTGTAAGGAAAGGGAATGGATCATTTTTCGCCGATTCCACATTTCCTTGTATATATCGAACATAGGCTTTCTCCTTTAATACACGATAGAATATGGCCGGCAATCCATTAAAATCCATCTGGATTCTGCGATTGCCAGTTCCATGAATCTTTGCACATCTCTATTAAATCTTTTTCAGCTTGCCACCCCAACAGTGTTTTCGCTTTCTCCGGATTTGCATAACAGGTTCCGATATCACCTGGACGGCGGCCGACAATCTGGTACGGAACGGTTCTTGAAGTGGCTTCACCGAAGCTATTGACTAGATCCAGCACACTGTACCCCATGCCGGTTCCCAGATTGAAGGTTTCAATGCCTTCATTGGCTTCCAAGTATTGCAGGGCTTTTATATGCCCTTTCACTAAATCCACTACGTGGATGTAATCACGGACGCCTGTTCCATCGTGTGTATTATAATCATTTCCAAATACTTGAAGCTGTTCTCTCTTGCCTACTGCAACTTGCGTGATATAAGGCATCAAATTATTCGGGATTCCTGTAGGATTTTCACCAATTCTGCCGCTTTCATGTGCGCCGATGGGATTGAAATAACGCAAAATCGCAATGCGCCATGAAGGATCGGATTTATATATATCGCGGAGAATTTCTTCGATTATCAATTTGGTCCGGCCGTATGGATTTGTTACAGATAAAGGAAAAGACTCATCTATCGGCACCCGTTCCGGATTGCCATAGACGGTAGCTGATGAACTGAAGACAAATTTTTTGACTTGATGTTTTTTCATCACTTCACACAAAATCAATGTGCCAGTAATATTATTATGATAGTAGGCAAGTGGTATGTCTACAGATTCGCCAACAGCTTTAAGGCCGGCAAAATGCATGACAGCATCGATTTTATTGTCGGCAAAAATTGCATCCACTGCTCCTGCATCCAGCAGGTCTGCTTCATAAAAGGAAAAATCTTTTCCAGTCAGTTCTTTAACACGTTCAATTGACTCGATTCGGCTGTTTGACAAATTATCTAGAACCACAATCTCATATCCATTTTCCAATAATTCTACAGAAGCATGGCTTCCGATATAGCCAGCTCCGCCCGTCACAAGAATTTTCATAGGAATCCCTCATTTTCCGTTTTTTAAAAAATTTAAATTTTTTATAACATTCCATTTTCTTTCTCAATTATACGATAAGATATCCTATTTGACATACCTAGATTGCCATTCCACTATTTAAATTATTAACATTCATGATATTAAGCTTATGTTTATATTTCAATACAAAAAAACCGCTCTGCAAATCAAGTGATTTTGCAGAGCGGTTCGCTATTTTATTCGAATGTTTAAATTGAATTAATAGTTTTCAAATGCATGGTTCCATATATAAATGAGCAATTAAAGAGATGTTTCACTCATTTCTAAAAAGCTTCTCCAGCGAAAGCTCTGCCCAAAGCGGCCGATGCGGTATAGCAAAGGACTATTCTTTAGTTCAATTTATATAGATTCTCCAACTTATTCATTGTTGACAATGTCCGAAATATAATAGAATCCATTTTCGTCCATCACAATTGTATAAGTTTTACTGCGTTCTTCCACTGACCATTCGCCTGCCGCATTTTTAAAGTCAAACGCTTCTTCCGTATGAACAAGTGCATGGTCTTCAAAGATTTCGGTGCCGGTGATATCTAATTTAGTGAAATTGAATTCCATTCCTTTTCCTGTAATATCGTTAATGTATTCAAGAATGCCATTGTAAATTTCACTTTCATATACCAGCAAATTCTGGACATAGAAAAAGTCTTCTTCTGCTAATGCCGTTTCGTAATAATAACGGAAATCGCCGACAAATTCGCTTAGGCTTGATTCCTCAAACTTTAATTCCAAATCAGGATCGAATTCATAGTTCTCATCTTCATAATCAGTGAAATCGTCATAGACATGGAACTTTGCAGTGACTTCTTCTGCAGACATCGGATTATTGACCCATTCTGTCAGCATGCCGTGCATCGAATACATGGGAATTGAAAAGCCGATTGAATCGCCTTCTTCCATGACCAACGAGTTGATGCCAATCACTTTTCCTGTGCCCGCATCAACAAGCGGACCGCCGCTTGAACCTGGTGCAATGGCCGCGTCAATTTGATATATATCTTCATAAATAAATTCTTGTTCAAAATCGCGGTCAATGCCGGTTAAATAACCGATTGAAGCAGTATTTTCAAAACCGGACGGGCTTCCCAGTGCAATCACTTCTGTTCCAACATCTGTTGGGTTCATTTCACTTACAAGAGGATCGATGCCAGCAAACGCTTCGACTTTAATCAACGCGATATCAGACTCATCAGAAATTCCGATTACCGTTCCTGGCTGATCCTGTCCGTTGATATTGCGTACCACAACATCAGTGTATCCTGCTACTACATGGGCGTTAGTCGCGACCATTCCAGCATTATGGAAAAGAAAACCGGATCCTTGCCCGCCTTCAGTCAAAATAGTATAGACTTTCTGCTGTGTTTCTTTGATGACTGCCGGTTTATCTTTCTTTTTCGGTTCCACTTTTTCCGGCTGTTCGGAAGGTGGAACGATATCTTCCACTTTTGTTACAGTTCCTTCAGTATTACCCTCCGGTTTCGCCGGTTCTTCTACCTTTACGGCTTCTTCTGTTTTAGGCTCTTCCTGCTTTTTGGGCTCTGGCTGTTTTTCTGCATCGGATAAATCTTCTGTTGGGGCAGATTGCTGAGGTGGTTCCTCCATCATTTGCGACACGCCAAATCCTGCGCCGCCTATTCCAAATAGCAAAATCAAAGTGTAAATCCAATTTTTTCCTTTTTGTTTTTTTCCTCTTTTATTCGTTAACGAATGCCCGCAAGATTTACAGAAGTTTGCATTCGATTCGTTCTCTTGTCCGCAATTCTTACATAACATGATAAATTCCTCCTAACGAATAGTAGATATCCGCTTTAATTGCTTTTATTATAACCCATTGACGCCAAACAACTAACAAGAGTTTCAGTTTGTAATAAAGTCATTTATTTTGTAATAAATCTATTT is part of the Planococcus shenhongbingii genome and harbors:
- a CDS encoding glycosyltransferase, whose product is MDSKNIVFLINEYNNHGGAQRVASILTEEFLADSHNVAILSINEQKNVPSYFSEEVPVKVLHPDGYRAPLPIELSSNLKAFKLRKVLKELKRRYLLKKKRDEVMRFFESYGSEEVFVVVIQVYGMQWIQPLLYKRNVKIIGQSHESVAASKGSHRYKRILSHYRQVSKFLLLTEKDADYFQKIGFTNTGVMYNPAPFRQFNAPEVLYSNKKIISSGRLIEDKGFDVLIEAFSVAAKDMPGWTLHIYGDGPEEKSLKSLIRIFGMEERIFLEGQTEDIQSALAASSFFVLTSKAEGLPMSLIEAQSCGLPCISTDCAPGIREIVTEYEDGYITPVGDIPLLARQIKRLAKSPKIFLEFSENSFMNSLKFEKKLIKNQWYKLFEELGGQ
- a CDS encoding ABC transporter ATP-binding protein, yielding MDIAVSVKNLTKKYSLYKDPWGPIKEVLTRKKFHKDFYALRDISLDFPRGESIGILGKNGSGKSTLLKVIAGITEPTSGAVDVHGSIVFLDVSSGIDSELSGYDNIFMKGTLLGYSKEEMMAKVDDIIEFSELGEFIGQPVKNYSSGMKSKLGFAISVNVDPDILIVDEALAVGDSVFRKKCMDKMNEFKEQGKTIIFVSHDNNAVESFCSKAAWIHQGEMITYGDSKFVGSLYEDFMSGRKPIESVLAEIEYKHSIEQVLFGTTDEGFTIELQGYLHDHNQQEVSEQFDLAVRDIRTGETAVKSLVKNENGFFVELSSKEFPMFFKPGKFSFNARYHDDSGEPVEFSLWAGKAEIRERTDGEINRFQYKFDIQKNALELAIENREKLEQQVNKIWFHDQTVYIEGVAFVRGYETRTQGAADMVFYLTNLETFERFAFPAVLSETEEITENPAYNPQGKVYNFSQFHVAIDLVQLEKGSYESHLTYRMNEEPGYELVNLVWASKQPAYPAEPYLMGGQSIEIKTATKYLRLEKKDRQLQEAIQ
- a CDS encoding ABC transporter permease, with protein sequence MFDIYKEMWNRRKMIHSLSLQEIKREYAGTLLGFVWGLVNPLMRIAVFWFVFSVGARAGGPVNGAPYFAWLAIGMVAWFLLNDGFRLTQKSFRSKRSIIKNTPFPIAILPAVQILYSYYIHLILLAVIFIGMALTLQTVSIYNLQLLYYDFAALMLLLGIGSVTAPLVAVSKDFGRFLDTILVFLFWMTPIFWSAENLGVLERIIKLNPFHYIVQGYRDSFFYGVGFWDQPVYTLYFWVLVLAFFLLGNYLHKRMKPIFLDTL
- the galE gene encoding UDP-glucose 4-epimerase GalE, with translation MKILVTGGAGYIGSHASVELLENGYEIVVLDNLSNSRIESIERVKELTGKDFSFYEADLLDAGAVDAIFADNKIDAVMHFAGLKAVGESVDIPLAYYHNNITGTLILCEVMKKHQVKKFVFSSSATVYGNPERVPIDESFPLSVTNPYGRTKLIIEEILRDIYKSDPSWRIAILRYFNPIGAHESGRIGENPTGIPNNLMPYITQVAVGKREQLQVFGNDYNTHDGTGVRDYIHVVDLVKGHIKALQYLEANEGIETFNLGTGMGYSVLDLVNSFGEATSRTVPYQIVGRRPGDIGTCYANPEKAKTLLGWQAEKDLIEMCKDSWNWQSQNPDGF
- a CDS encoding trypsin-like peptidase domain-containing protein; this encodes MLCKNCGQENESNANFCKSCGHSLTNKRGKKQKGKNWIYTLILLFGIGGAGFGVSQMMEEPPQQSAPTEDLSDAEKQPEPKKQEEPKTEEAVKVEEPAKPEGNTEGTVTKVEDIVPPSEQPEKVEPKKKDKPAVIKETQQKVYTILTEGGQGSGFLFHNAGMVATNAHVVAGYTDVVVRNINGQDQPGTVIGISDESDIALIKVEAFAGIDPLVSEMNPTDVGTEVIALGSPSGFENTASIGYLTGIDRDFEQEFIYEDIYQIDAAIAPGSSGGPLVDAGTGKVIGINSLVMEEGDSIGFSIPMYSMHGMLTEWVNNPMSAEEVTAKFHVYDDFTDYEDENYEFDPDLELKFEESSLSEFVGDFRYYYETALAEEDFFYVQNLLVYESEIYNGILEYINDITGKGMEFNFTKLDITGTEIFEDHALVHTEEAFDFKNAAGEWSVEERSKTYTIVMDENGFYYISDIVNNE